A segment of the Eleutherodactylus coqui strain aEleCoq1 chromosome 6, aEleCoq1.hap1, whole genome shotgun sequence genome:
tttttcagtacattatatgtcatATTAAATAgtagaattgaaaaatacaactcgtcccacaaaaacaagccctcatatagctacgttgatggataaatacgatttttttaaatgagaaaaaaaatgcttggtcaagaaggggttaaatagcttgAAAATAagacgtgctgctattatttagttttaccagtggaatcagcatgttttaattttacagaaacatatcaattactttctgttacaaaaatgttttaaaatttgTTGTACGCTGTAAACGGGGcactgtacataggagcacttaCTGGAGATATACTGTTGATGTATATTCCCTGAGCATAGTGcaaaaggaaggggaggaggattTTGTCTAATCTACCAggggtttttaaccacttctgccttctcctttcctgggtacatagcactcaatgagagctatgtactaagaagtgaaagtggaagtaaccACCAGGTGCTCCTGTttctgcagagctgcagagtcctagcagaccctgattagctctgttaatgactactgtcactgcaggggaatgttttcctgctaactggggctcctatggatgccctagctacagtggaaatgtgtcaaatacaaataaaagggcaatgtgaatgtcccccaaagggaagcatagatatttaaaaaaaatagttacaaaaataaatgtaaaaaattacagaataaaataaaaatatataaaaaagtaaaTGACCTAAAGCCTATGCCAACCTAAAAGGTTGGCATATGcgctctgtaatccaaaaccatacatattatatgtaaAAACATCTGaaataaaatgaggaacccattcccatactttattttagcgtaaatctaCTAATTAAAGAaacactataagggcttatttagacgaccgtatatcggctcggttttcaagctgagccaatatacggtgtcgttgtctgcagggggggaggatggaagagccagcagcagaaactgagctcccgccccttccctgcccctcgccactatttgcaaagggaagggtgggagagggcggagctaagccccaggacttagctccgcccctatcttgccccctcctattgcaaatagtggcaaggagcagagagggggcgggagctcagttcctgctcctggctcttccatacccccccccccccgcagaaaaGGACACCGCATATTggcccggcgtgaaaaccgagccgatatacagtcatctaaataagccctaaatattatatcatttttttacctttttacccccaataaaactaaaaagcagAAACAGTcaataaaaaagattaaaaagatagccttatatgtcacagaaaaaaaggcaaataattttggtaactgaaggaaaaaaatagggtagtaaaaccaacacatgggtaaaatccctaaaaagtgtctggttcttaagatacaaaacagcctggtccttaaaggggtaagTGCTCCATATTTATCCTGTCtgaacacagccttaggcctcgttcGCATGAGCGTTGTTTTGTATGTACGTGTGTGTGCACAAATCCGCACATCTACGCATGTGCCAAAACATGTGTGGACGAAGCTGCATGTATATTGCTGTCAAtcgggctgccgctgctgctggcggctgcaTTAAATGCAATAAGATGCTGGCACTCCCCGCAATGATTTTCggcgaagggcttaaaatataagcccttccctaaaaatcattcctagctgtagtaaaaaataaaaatatatatatacttacctctccgctgctgccgaggctcaggcgcgtctagccgttTGGTCTccagcactgtaatgaagttctttgatCAGGCTgagaaaatccccgcctgctgaaagggctgtgtctgattggccgagcgctgcctgtgattggctgagcgctgcgaccaatcacaggcagcgctctgctgtcattcaataaatgactgagcactggctgtgattggctgagcgtttagccactcagatgcagccctttcagcaggcagggattttaaatccacgcctgctgaaagaacttcattacagtgccggagaccaagcggctagacgtgcgaggtgagtatatattttttaaaaatgttttactacagctatggataattttcagggaagggcttatatttaacccctttcccccgaaaatcactgctggggttgccagcagaccattggtttgaaagcaatgggagaacatccgatcctctgccacagctgttacagctgtgacagctgtggcagggaatttttTACTCctccagtgctgtcacagtgttcattgacaaggggactccccgtggggaatatttacccGTGGGACGGacttatggtgcacgcatgtcttatGTTTTCCGGGTACGcacgtttgcacacctgtaaaacacagacatgtgaacacagcataggcaaacaatggttctaatagacgtttggttatgtgcgcacgattgtacgcacataaacacgctcctcTGAATGAGGCTTTACAGTCCAGTGGGCATAATCCTTTCTCAAAAAACCCAGGAATCGCTATATAACCATTTGTCTCTCCGCTGTAATACCCCAGTGCACAATAAATATAACTGTTGACATCAAGAACTAGAGGAATAAAACTTATAGTAAGCAAAAGCATGGGCAAAAACAGATGTACACCAGTCAGAAGGACAACTTGTCACCAAGGGCAGGACCAACTAAATAGATGAGGGCACACGGGGGCAAAACAGCTTTGTTTTACCCACGGAAAAAGTTTGGCTTGGCACTGTAAAATGTTCCTATAACTTCTTCAAACTGTTTGTCGAGACGTCGCTGTTATGTGCTTTTGTGCTCCACaatataccattgaaaaatacatttgATATTGGAGTTATTGGACTCCGACCAATCTAATATTTATCATCAAcagtggataggtaataaatgtcaATGACTAGAACACTGCTTAAGGGCGCGgacacacgagcgtaggcgtatttaggTTCGCacatgcgcagcgtttaatcgccagaaagaacgtttttcggcgatcatgaccagagctagaaagcgtattatcgtttgttcctactttgcaaactatcttttcggccatcgaatatgcgttggcgcgtatttcggtcgcatatgttccgggttttttttcgggttgccgcttttacgcgccgtaaaatcgcccgtgcgaacgaatacattggaaaccaacacctcagatggtcacgtttatacgattgggcgcaaaaacgcgccgtttatgcgctcgtgtgaacgcacccttaaggatacATTAAAGAAAAGTTAAATTTCTGCAAATGTATATAATTCTTTGCATGatgaaaagttatacaattttccAATTTACGTTCTGTATTAATTGAATAGAAACCTGGATCATTTTACTTCTAGGGCATCAAAACTTTCTGATATGTCATGACCACACAGGTGCGCATCTCCCAACAGTTAAAACACAGTAATATCTTGTAACGCATCAAGCAGATGATCAGGACTGATTTATATCCATAAATCTATATATTGGAGGTAAACAATGAAAGTTCTTATTCAATAACAGTGAACTGAAATCTTGAATAACAGAATCAATTAATACAGAAAGTATCCTGAAAAAATTGCATAAGACTAACCACTTTGCATCATGTGACATACCTGTTTGTCCAAACATGGTGGGTGCCAGCTAACACTCAGGTGCATTGGCTGGGATCGGAGAGAACTATGATCCCGgccttttaaccatttagatgtgaGAAGGGGCTGACTCTGCCCCTCGATCATTGAAGTGTTATTGTGATTGgtgaattcccagtcattgtataaagagtctaaaattgacttgcaggaatgccacCATCCCATAGGTGTCGCTGCAGAgtaattgttccatcttccttattggtGTAAAACTGTAACGTGTAAATCCAATGCACTTGGTATATAACTGATCTCAAAGTAAAAGCTTCAGTccagttttttttctatctccCCTTTTCAATTGCATTTAGAATtttaaaacaaagcaaaaataaatgataaaaaaatgtttatttaacatttatttattaaaaacatgACCGATTCAAGCTCATACATATAACAATAGACTTCACAATTTTTCTATGATGGTGCATGTGCACCAAAACTGCGAGTTTTGGGCACCAGAATTCTGGAGTCCAGGAGTGCTTAAATAGGCCCCATTATGCATTTTGAGATTCACATATAACATCTGTCTATAATAAATACAGAAAGAAGCCTTAGGGATAATCCATTTACAAATTGTGTGTCAATAAAAGGGTCCCTCATTAAGGACCCTTATCAAGTAACTAAAATAGTGAGCAGCGACAAACAGCGTCTTACTCTAGAGGATGTAGCACACCTATAGATGCAATAATTTTAATAGAAACTGTGTGATGCCACCCTTGTAGTAGTACTttaggggaattgaacacttgcttcaaggttcctccaccaatcacagcagacaACTTTGAGTTATAGTAGAGGGCAATCTGTTACCAGCTTACTATCATGgaacctttgtaaaaaaaatggtcGAACAGGAACCTCAGTAAGCTAGCCAACCACTGGGACAACCAGCCATTGATCCAATCAGTATGGTCATCAATTTATCTTCAAGATTGAGTTTGATTTACTGTAGTAAAGTTTCTCCAACACTTTAACAGTAGCCTTTAATCAGGGGTGTCCTCAGTGTAGAAGCACCAAACAACAAATTTGTTATTCTTTAATAAAACATCGTTAATAATGATCATTGCCAATTATCTTTTCAAGTCATTTAGTCCAGTGATAATGTGTACGGGAACCTTTATAGTCAAACAAGTTCAAATGTGACTCTCACTTAGACCACCTGGGAGTCAGATGTAGACTTGGTCTTACTCTGGAGGTCTTTATGCACTGAGTCCTCACTGAAAGCTTTCTCGAATATGGAATGGATAGACCTCCAGAAATTAACCCTAAAGTCCCGACCAATGAAAACATAGAGAAAAGGGTTGACACAGCTGTTCATGAATGCCAGGCTGGAGGCAAAAGGAATACCAACAATTACTGCTCTCGCCAAATAATCATCATTCCTAGCGACTGCATGCAATTCCAGAAAGGAGAAAATATGATAAGGGATCCAACAGACGAAGAAAGAAATAATCACTGCAATTATAACTTTGAAAGGCTTGCTAGAGGTGGTCATGTGGTTTCTTTGGATACGTAGGGCAATCACAGAGTAACATGTGACAATAATGGTGAAAGGAATAAAAAATCCCACGATGAATCTCGTTATAATTGTTCCTCTGTGGCGGGAAATACCAATATCTTCTGATTCTCCAAGTTCAAAATTGTTATAGCAAGAGGTTCCATCTATATACTCAAAGGTGTCTCTGAAGATAAAGTATGGTAAGCTAAACATAAGAGCCAGAATCCAAACACCCATGACGACAAATAAAGCCAGTCTTGGAGTACGGTGGTTTTGACACCAAACTGGGAAGATGACCGAGATACAGCGATCAATACTGATGACGGTGAGCAGGAAGACGCTTGCAAACAAGTTGATGAAAGCTACCAGACTATTGAGCTTGCACATGAAGTTCCCAAAGAGCCAGTTGAAATTATTAGCCAGGTAGATTATACTCAAAGGAAGAAATAATGTGAAAGTAAAGTCAGCAAGTGATAAATTAAGGAACCATATAACATTGACTGTCTTCTTCATCTTGAAGATTGTGAACCAGAGGACTAGGCCATTCCCAGTAGTGCCCAGTACAAAAGCCAAAGAATAGACCACCAGAGTGAAGTAATGGGATATTGAATAGTGttcatcttcatcatcatcatattCATCAGAGATATTGCTAGAAGTGTTGTATGGGGATGTAACTTCAGAGAACGGATACAGTGTTGTGATATTCTCCATGACTTCTGTGGTGGATGGTTCctcaaaaaaactataaatgtaaacgcaaaaaatattataaataattaaaaatttcAATTTGTCCTTTGCTGTCAATGTAAAGGCACCGAAGTGCTTTGCTAATTTATCCTTAGTTTACCTGTACAGTCTTATGGAGCTTTCAGGAGGCTAAAACATTTACCAAACCTTATTATGCCAACCATTGTTCTTTATGATAGTAATCCTCAGGGTgtgactgccccccccctcccccaccactacTCAAAACTGAGAAATGGGCACACAATAAACCTAATTAGCAAGGCTAACTTCCCATgggtgagcgtgatattgggctgtgattcacggcccaatattgcgcgTGTCAACAAGCAATTTTCCTgcagatgcaaggtgtttttatcTCCAAAAAGGATTGCAGtgtttctcctattgatttcaatggggagatCTCACATAACCTGCAACTAACATGTGGCGTGATACTgccactgaccccattgaaaacaatgggcgatgcgagagcacgctgAAAGATAGgacgcaggaaaaaaatcgctcatgtattagctcattcaaaagaatggggttcattttcgtgtgagttttgtgtatCTAGCAATGCActaatcttgcacgattttctcgcctgtgtgaagccagcctaatacTGTATCAATATTTTTCCTAATTATGCTCTTATATGACCACAAGCTGGTGCATATTATCTGAGGAGGAGATTAAAGAGGTGTTCCGAgttatattactttagtaaaagtctgttctgcatgcagtaaaataacaaaatataaaacaaaataccgataaatgtaaggctatgcacatgggcgggagaaatggatgttaccaattcACACTAAATgtggtaccactagggaaaagtgatatggaaaaaaaaatattggtactagttgactgtagacttaactggaacaatcaatgccagtcagctgctgcaaaggcaaatacaatcttggagtgcattaaaagaggtataggggcaagggacgagaacattactCTTCTAaaatacaaggcacttgtcagaccccacatggaatactatgtacagttctggacaccagtgcttaggaaagatgttgcagcactggagggagttcaaagaagtacaactaaattaataaacgtaatgaagggactggaatgcTAAGAGAGgctgtcaaaattgggattatttaaccTAGAAAAAAGagggctaaggggtgatcaaataactatgtataaatacatttggGGACAATCTGTTTATACCtcggactgcgatggtaacaagagggcatcatctacgtctaaaagaaagcaggtttcaccaacatagaagggggttctttactgtaagagcagtgagactgtggaactctctgcctaagatgtggtgatggcaaaatccatagaggagtttaagaggggactagatgtcttttcagAGAGCtttgatattacaggatacagacattaaataaccagcgggaaTGTTCATCTGGGTCTtcagagtcaggtaggaactttcaaatgttgatccagcaATTATTCTGACTgttattatggagtcaggaaggatttttttccccaaaaatgggctaaattggcttctgccttattggggggttttgccttcccctggatcaacaagaaggggtggaaacaggctgaactgggtggacattgtcttctttcagtctaacatactatgtatgtaAAAAAATGGCATACACTCACCTTTCCCCGCTCCCGCTGTGTCCGGCACCATTCCTCGGACGTCACGTTTGCAGGTTTTTTCCATgctgtttatgggacatcacaggcacaATGTTCAATAACCGAACTCAGTgattgatcactgagctctgttattggctgcagtgcctgtgacgtTCATAAACAGGCTGGGAAAAAACTACAAATGTGacgtcagaggggagacccagaGCGATGGTGCTGGACACAGCGAgagccgggagaggtgagtataagtttattatttgttttttttgcattcagaacacacttttacaaaaaaaaaaaaataactcaaaaCACCACTTTAAGTTTGGGCTGGATTGCAAATCACCCAGAAAATCAATTTGGGTGAATTTCATCATAGTAACTCATAATGTGACTCAGTAGTGTGTATGAAAAATAACAGAATTCGTGGCAGCATACATGTGGTATAGGTAAAATCAATTACTTTGTTCCTTCCATATCTAATacaaataagcctacatgctttttcttgcactgcactttgcccctttgctgtaacttcggtgtatgatgttggggtcattagatgacacacatgtcaccggtgccgtaaaatcatcaaatgtgagtttaatacatttacattgttacaatgttaagtctatggatggtgctgctgtgcttcaggcatgcgctggaatgagtgaagcgttgctaagcaacacaacatacactgctaagctgcaccatacactgcccaacaaagagcgatacagagatagagagacagaatgagagagcgatagagacagagagagcaatagagagacagacagtgagagaaagagtaatggagagacagagtgagagacaaacagagacagacagagagaaagacagacaaacagagagagagacctgtaggcttttttatatgagATAATTGCTCCAATTACAAAGTGACATTCTAAATCACCTAACGAAGCAGATATAGAAGTTCACAatcaccacttttgaaacattttatgtttgagaAGCGAACATCGGGACAATCTAGTTCATTTAAAAAGGCTACTTAGACTGATACAGAATGTCCAGAGATTCTGAAATGGATTCAAGCGTCGATCTAAATCTTATTACAGATGCAGCGGACATCTTCGATTTTGGTTCAAGTTCAAATTAGTCTAGCATCCGGCTCCTTACAGGTGCTGGTACTACTGTGCCACTCAGTTTCTGCGGCCGTTGATTGCCATGGTTGGGTTGGTTTTAGCTTCAAGAGGTTTTTGATGTGTAGGAACACAACCCAAATGATTTGGGTGTTATACTGTGATgcttaagtgttcccttaattttttgaACAGCGTGTATGACAAACCCTGGGTTAAAGGGGATCCGTCACTTGCTTTAAGCCCTATAAATTAAGCCTATAGTCCGGGGATGCAAGTTTTATACTTGCCTACCCCGGTGTCGGCACTGGAAGCCGCCGCTAATTATATAATGGGCGGACTATGTAACTGCGACGCTCAATGCATTGGGCAGCAGCTTCCAGCACTGACACCAGGGGAACGAAGGAGAAGGTAATAATGAaacttacactaccgttcaaaagtttggggtcacccaaacaattttgtgttttccatgaaaagtcacacttattcaccaccatgcgttgtgaaatgaatagaaaatagagtcaagacattgacaaggttagaaataatgatttgtatttgaaataacattgtttttacatcaaactttgctttcgtcaaagaatcctccttttgcagcaattacagcattgcacacctttgacattctagctgttaatttgttgaggtaagcttgtgaaattgcaccccacacttctagaagcatctcccacaagttggattggttggatgggcacttctggcgtaccatacggtcaagctgctcccacaacagctcaatggggttcagatctggtgactgcgctggccactccattaccgatagaataccagctgcctgcttctgctgtaaatagttcttgcacaatttggaggtgtgtttagggtcattgtcctgttgtaggatgaaattggttccaatcaagcgctgtccactgggtatggcatggcgttgcaaaatggagtgatagccttccttattcagaatcccttttaccctgtacaaatctcccaccttaccagcaccaaagcaaccccagaccatcacattacctccaccatgcttaacagatggcgtcaggcattcttccagcatcttttcatttgttctgcgtctcacaaacgttcttctttgtgatccaaacacctcaaacttggattcatccgtccacaacacttttttccagtcttcctctgtccaatgtctgtgttcttttgcccatcttaatctttttcttttattggccagtctcagatatggctttttctttgccactctgccctgaagcccaaaatcccgcagccgcctcttcactgtagatgttgacactggtgttttgcgggtactatttaatgaagatgccagttgggtacctgtgaggcgtctgtttctcaaactagagactctaatgtgcttatcttcttgcttagttgtgcaacgcggcctcccacttctttttctactctggttagagcctgtttgtgctgtcctctgaagggagtagtacacaccgttgtaggaaatcttcaatttcttagcaatttctcgcatggaatagccttcatttctaagaacaagaatagactgtcgagtttcagatgaaagttctttttttctggccattttgagcgtttaattgaccccacaaatgtgatgctccagaaactcaatctgctcacaggaaggtcagttttgtagcttctgtaacgagctagactgttttcagatgtgtgaacatgattgcacaagggttttctaatcatcaattagccttctgagccaatgagcaaatgcattgtaccattagaacactggagtgatagttgctggaaatgggcctctatacacctttgtagatattgcacaaaaaaacagacatttgcagctagaatagtcatttaccacattagcaatgtatagagtgcatttgtttaaagttaggactagtttaaagttttcttcattgaaaagtacagtgcttttccatcaaaaataaggacatttcaatgtgaccccaaacttttgaacggtagtgtacatcccCAGACTTGTCATCTAGCTTAgcttaaaagtaggtgacagattcccttaaaaTTTAAATGAAAAAGGGATTTGGGGATATTATTGCACGACAACCTGTAGTCACCAGTGccaagcagctgctgccaaggcaactaATTGGATGTTGCAAAATACAGTATAAAAATATAGTTTTACCTCTTTCCAACCACTAGGTAGATCCTATATGGAATATTTGTAAAATTTATAGCTAGATGTAGTATAGCTGAAGCAAGAGGGTCACAAAAATAGTGAATCGAATGGATGTACTGCAGCCCCCAGAAAAATCATCAAAACTTGGGTTATTCTGTTTGGAAAGAAGATAGTTTAAGGTGAGCTTATAACTATACATACATACTTTAAATCTCTGCCAGGCTGGGGTTTGtcgggcactgcagtgggaaagATCCTGACTAATCTGTAGTAATCTAGAGATCCAGGGTTTATTCTCATTGGCATATTTGGAATAAGCCGATGATTGTTACTTCTCTCTCAGGCTGAGAAAAATTACAGATTGTGTTCACTtattctggatcaacactgcagaaGAATATGTTAAACTAggtggaattgtgttttttttcagtgttGCTATGATACAAAGTTATACATGGCATTGAATTAAAATGGAGtggccactaggtggcagtgtTTAATGGACTTTGAATGAGTAAACGCAATGCTTACCAACT
Coding sequences within it:
- the LOC136631375 gene encoding chemerin-like receptor 1, translated to MENITTLYPFSEVTSPYNTSSNISDEYDDDEDEHYSISHYFTLVVYSLAFVLGTTGNGLVLWFTIFKMKKTVNVIWFLNLSLADFTFTLFLPLSIIYLANNFNWLFGNFMCKLNSLVAFINLFASVFLLTVISIDRCISVIFPVWCQNHRTPRLALFVVMGVWILALMFSLPYFIFRDTFEYIDGTSCYNNFELGESEDIGISRHRGTIITRFIVGFFIPFTIIVTCYSVIALRIQRNHMTTSSKPFKVIIAVIISFFVCWIPYHIFSFLELHAVARNDDYLARAVIVGIPFASSLAFMNSCVNPFLYVFIGRDFRVNFWRSIHSIFEKAFSEDSVHKDLQSKTKSTSDSQVV